The Colletes latitarsis isolate SP2378_abdomen chromosome 1, iyColLati1, whole genome shotgun sequence genome has a segment encoding these proteins:
- the LOC143343805 gene encoding dnaJ homolog subfamily C member 5 isoform X4 → MDGRKMSTAGDSLYQILEIPKTATSEEIKRTYRKLALKYHPDKNPNNPEAAEKFKEINRAHSILTDLTKRNIYDNYGSLGLYVAEQFGEENVNAYFVVTSGWCRALVIFCAVITACYCCCCCCACCNFCCGKCKPVPAQNNGAYHNLQRNQNLEVDVVTNQPRSSTKEEESDEEAITAQPQSGPQNSSTTQPIFAMPPPPTADENTNLNSAASTNPFVGVNVGTTGTGPTKCRTTTIA, encoded by the exons ATGGATGGAAGGAAAATGTC AACAGCAGGGGATTCCCTGTACCAGATTTTAGAGATTCCAAAAACTGCCACTTCTGAGGAAATTAAAAGGACTTACAGAAAATTAGCATTAAAATATCATCCTGATAAAAATCCAAATAATCCAGAAGCTGCAGAAAAG TTTAAGGAAATAAATAGGGCACATAGTATATTAACAGATCTGACAAAACGTAACATATATGATAATTATGGGTCTCTTGGATTGTACGTTGCTGAACAATTTGGCGAAGAAAATGTTAATGCATACTTTGTTGTCACTTCTGGTTGGTGCAGG gCACTCGTCATATTTTGTGCTGTCATAACTGCGTGttattgttgttgctgttgctgtgctTGCTGCAACTTTTGCTGTGGCAAATGCAAACCAGTGCCAGCGCAAAACAATGGAGCATACCATAACTTACAG CGGAACCAGAATCTGGAGGTCGATGTCGTGACGAATCAGCCCAGAAGCTCGACCAAG GAGGAAGAAAGTGACGAAGAAGCGATTACGGCACAGCCACAAAGTGGTCCGCAGAACAGCTCTACGACCCAGCCAATTTTTGCCATGCCACCACCGCCAACTGCTGATGAAAATACAAACTTGAACAGCG CCGCTTCTACAAATCCATTCGTTGGCGTGAACGTTGGCACGACTGGCACGGGTCCTACAAAGTG CAGAACCACGACGATTGCGTGA
- the LOC143343805 gene encoding dnaJ homolog subfamily C member 5 isoform X5, giving the protein MDGRKMSTAGDSLYQILEIPKTATSEEIKRTYRKLALKYHPDKNPNNPEAAEKFKEINRAHSILTDLTKRNIYDNYGSLGLYVAEQFGEENVNAYFVVTSGWCRALVIFCAVITACYCCCCCCACCNFCCGKCKPVPAQNNGAYHNLQEEESDEEAITAQPQSGPQNSSTTQPIFAMPPPPTADENTNLNSGTERVIYTTAASTNPFVGVNVGTTGTGPTKCRTTTIA; this is encoded by the exons ATGGATGGAAGGAAAATGTC AACAGCAGGGGATTCCCTGTACCAGATTTTAGAGATTCCAAAAACTGCCACTTCTGAGGAAATTAAAAGGACTTACAGAAAATTAGCATTAAAATATCATCCTGATAAAAATCCAAATAATCCAGAAGCTGCAGAAAAG TTTAAGGAAATAAATAGGGCACATAGTATATTAACAGATCTGACAAAACGTAACATATATGATAATTATGGGTCTCTTGGATTGTACGTTGCTGAACAATTTGGCGAAGAAAATGTTAATGCATACTTTGTTGTCACTTCTGGTTGGTGCAGG gCACTCGTCATATTTTGTGCTGTCATAACTGCGTGttattgttgttgctgttgctgtgctTGCTGCAACTTTTGCTGTGGCAAATGCAAACCAGTGCCAGCGCAAAACAATGGAGCATACCATAACTTACAG GAGGAAGAAAGTGACGAAGAAGCGATTACGGCACAGCCACAAAGTGGTCCGCAGAACAGCTCTACGACCCAGCCAATTTTTGCCATGCCACCACCGCCAACTGCTGATGAAAATACAAACTTGAACAGCGGTACTGAAAGAGTGATTTACACGACTG CCGCTTCTACAAATCCATTCGTTGGCGTGAACGTTGGCACGACTGGCACGGGTCCTACAAAGTG CAGAACCACGACGATTGCGTGA
- the LOC143343805 gene encoding dnaJ homolog subfamily C member 5 isoform X1 yields the protein MDGRKMSTAGDSLYQILEIPKTATSEEIKRTYRKLALKYHPDKNPNNPEAAEKFKEINRAHSILTDLTKRNIYDNYGSLGLYVAEQFGEENVNAYFVVTSGWCRALVIFCAVITACYCCCCCCACCNFCCGKCKPVPAQNNGAYHNLQRNQNLEVDVVTNQPRSSTKEEESDEEAITAQPQSGPQNSSTTQPIFAMPPPPTADENTNLNSGTERVIYTTAASTNPFVGVNVGTTGTGPTKCRTTTIA from the exons ATGGATGGAAGGAAAATGTC AACAGCAGGGGATTCCCTGTACCAGATTTTAGAGATTCCAAAAACTGCCACTTCTGAGGAAATTAAAAGGACTTACAGAAAATTAGCATTAAAATATCATCCTGATAAAAATCCAAATAATCCAGAAGCTGCAGAAAAG TTTAAGGAAATAAATAGGGCACATAGTATATTAACAGATCTGACAAAACGTAACATATATGATAATTATGGGTCTCTTGGATTGTACGTTGCTGAACAATTTGGCGAAGAAAATGTTAATGCATACTTTGTTGTCACTTCTGGTTGGTGCAGG gCACTCGTCATATTTTGTGCTGTCATAACTGCGTGttattgttgttgctgttgctgtgctTGCTGCAACTTTTGCTGTGGCAAATGCAAACCAGTGCCAGCGCAAAACAATGGAGCATACCATAACTTACAG CGGAACCAGAATCTGGAGGTCGATGTCGTGACGAATCAGCCCAGAAGCTCGACCAAG GAGGAAGAAAGTGACGAAGAAGCGATTACGGCACAGCCACAAAGTGGTCCGCAGAACAGCTCTACGACCCAGCCAATTTTTGCCATGCCACCACCGCCAACTGCTGATGAAAATACAAACTTGAACAGCGGTACTGAAAGAGTGATTTACACGACTG CCGCTTCTACAAATCCATTCGTTGGCGTGAACGTTGGCACGACTGGCACGGGTCCTACAAAGTG CAGAACCACGACGATTGCGTGA
- the LOC143343805 gene encoding dnaJ homolog subfamily C member 5 isoform X3, giving the protein MDGRKMSTAGDSLYQILEIPKTATSEEIKRTYRKLALKYHPDKNPNNPEAAEKFKEINRAHSILTDLTKRNIYDNYGSLGLYVAEQFGEENVNAYFVVTSGWCRALVIFCAVITACYCCCCCCACCNFCCGKCKPVPAQNNGAYHNLQRNQNLEVDVVTNQPRSSTKEEESDEEAITAQPQSGPQNSSTTQPIFAMPPPPTADENTNLNSGTERVIYTTAASTNPFVGVNVGTTGTGPTK; this is encoded by the exons ATGGATGGAAGGAAAATGTC AACAGCAGGGGATTCCCTGTACCAGATTTTAGAGATTCCAAAAACTGCCACTTCTGAGGAAATTAAAAGGACTTACAGAAAATTAGCATTAAAATATCATCCTGATAAAAATCCAAATAATCCAGAAGCTGCAGAAAAG TTTAAGGAAATAAATAGGGCACATAGTATATTAACAGATCTGACAAAACGTAACATATATGATAATTATGGGTCTCTTGGATTGTACGTTGCTGAACAATTTGGCGAAGAAAATGTTAATGCATACTTTGTTGTCACTTCTGGTTGGTGCAGG gCACTCGTCATATTTTGTGCTGTCATAACTGCGTGttattgttgttgctgttgctgtgctTGCTGCAACTTTTGCTGTGGCAAATGCAAACCAGTGCCAGCGCAAAACAATGGAGCATACCATAACTTACAG CGGAACCAGAATCTGGAGGTCGATGTCGTGACGAATCAGCCCAGAAGCTCGACCAAG GAGGAAGAAAGTGACGAAGAAGCGATTACGGCACAGCCACAAAGTGGTCCGCAGAACAGCTCTACGACCCAGCCAATTTTTGCCATGCCACCACCGCCAACTGCTGATGAAAATACAAACTTGAACAGCGGTACTGAAAGAGTGATTTACACGACTG CCGCTTCTACAAATCCATTCGTTGGCGTGAACGTTGGCACGACTGGCACGGGTCCTACAAAGTG A
- the LOC143343805 gene encoding dnaJ homolog subfamily C member 5 isoform X2 — protein MEGKCPGDSLYQILEIPKTATSEEIKRTYRKLALKYHPDKNPNNPEAAEKFKEINRAHSILTDLTKRNIYDNYGSLGLYVAEQFGEENVNAYFVVTSGWCRALVIFCAVITACYCCCCCCACCNFCCGKCKPVPAQNNGAYHNLQRNQNLEVDVVTNQPRSSTKEEESDEEAITAQPQSGPQNSSTTQPIFAMPPPPTADENTNLNSGTERVIYTTAASTNPFVGVNVGTTGTGPTKCRTTTIA, from the exons ATGGAAGGAAAATGTC CAGGGGATTCCCTGTACCAGATTTTAGAGATTCCAAAAACTGCCACTTCTGAGGAAATTAAAAGGACTTACAGAAAATTAGCATTAAAATATCATCCTGATAAAAATCCAAATAATCCAGAAGCTGCAGAAAAG TTTAAGGAAATAAATAGGGCACATAGTATATTAACAGATCTGACAAAACGTAACATATATGATAATTATGGGTCTCTTGGATTGTACGTTGCTGAACAATTTGGCGAAGAAAATGTTAATGCATACTTTGTTGTCACTTCTGGTTGGTGCAGG gCACTCGTCATATTTTGTGCTGTCATAACTGCGTGttattgttgttgctgttgctgtgctTGCTGCAACTTTTGCTGTGGCAAATGCAAACCAGTGCCAGCGCAAAACAATGGAGCATACCATAACTTACAG CGGAACCAGAATCTGGAGGTCGATGTCGTGACGAATCAGCCCAGAAGCTCGACCAAG GAGGAAGAAAGTGACGAAGAAGCGATTACGGCACAGCCACAAAGTGGTCCGCAGAACAGCTCTACGACCCAGCCAATTTTTGCCATGCCACCACCGCCAACTGCTGATGAAAATACAAACTTGAACAGCGGTACTGAAAGAGTGATTTACACGACTG CCGCTTCTACAAATCCATTCGTTGGCGTGAACGTTGGCACGACTGGCACGGGTCCTACAAAGTG CAGAACCACGACGATTGCGTGA